The sequence GATTGCTATGGAAGACACCTCTCAATCAGATCTGACCGTTAAAATCACTGGATCACAATGGAAATGGCATTACAGCTATTTTGGTGAAGACGTCGAATTTTTCAGCCTTCTAGCGACCAGTGACAAAGAAATCGAAGGCATTGAAGTGAAAGGGGCTCATTACCTGCTAGAGGTTGATAAGCCATTAGTTCTTCCTATTGATAGAAAAGTTCGCTTCTTGATGACCTCTGACGATGTGATTCACTCGTGGTGGGTTCCTGCCTTTGCCGTTAAGAAAGACACTATCCCGGGGTTCATTAACGAAGCGTGGACAAAAATAGATGAACCCGGTGTGTATCGTGGCCAGTGTGCTGAACTGTGTGGCCGAGCACATGGCTTTATGCCGATAGTGGTGCATGCCATGGAAGAAGACGAGTTTGATGCATGGCTGGCGGAACAGAAAGAATTGGCGATAGCCGCACAACAGGCGGCTCAAGATGCATTAGACGCGTCACTTTCTTTGGAAGAGCTGAACACCATCGGTGAAGAGGTTTACAAAACTCGATGCGCGGTCTGCCACCAAGCGAACGGTGAGGGTATTCCTGGTGCATTCCCAGCTATTAAAGGTAGCCCAGTTGCTCTAGGAGATGTCGATGTGCATATCGACACCATTGTTTATGGTCGTGGAGGCTCGGCAATGCAAGCCTTCGATAACCAGTTAACCGAGAAAGAGATCGCTGCGGTCGTCACTTATCAAAGAAATGCATGGGGTAATGATACGGGCGATATTGTTCAGGCTTCAGATATTAACGCTTACAAGGTTAAACAAGAAGGCGGAGCCCAAGCACCTGACGAACAGGGCTCAACGGATGAAGCACAAAGTGATGCTAAGGAGCAGCTATGAGTTCACCAATCAATAAGCCGGTGAAATCGGCGCCTGCAGAAGATCAGGCCTTGAGCCATTCTGTGGAAGGCACATTGGACAGCAATGACTTGTCTCTGGATGATCACGATTCTCACGCCGCTCCAAAAGGGTGGGCACGTTGGCTGTATTCAACCAATCATAAAGACATAGGCACATTATACCTGTGGTTCAGCTTTGCGATGTTCTTAACTGGCGGCGCGATGGCAATGGTGATCCGCGCTGAGCTATTTCAACCGGGCTTGCAGCTTGTTGAACCAGACTTCTTCAACCAAATGACCACAGTGCACGGCTTGATCATGGTGTTTGGTGCGGTAATGCCTGCATTCACGGGACTCGCTAACTGGATGATCCCTATGATGATCGGGGCGCCAGATATGGCGTTGCCTAGAATGAACAACCTCAGTTTCTGGATTCTGCCTTTTGCCTTCTTAATCTTAATTGGCTCTCTGTTTACAGAGGGAGGTGGCCCGAGTTTTGGTTGGACATTCTACGCGCCGCTGTCAACGACTTACGGCCCTGATAGCACGGCGCTGTTTGTCTTCTCTGTTCATATTATGGGGATCAGTTCGATCATGGGGGCGATCAACGTCATTGTGACCATCGTGAACATGCGAGCACCGGGTATGACTTGGTTTAAACTACCGATGTTCGTATGGACTTGGTTAATTACTGCTTTCTTACTGATAGCTGTGATGCCTGTTCTCGCCGGAGCCGTGACCATGGTGCTAACTGATAAGTACTTTGGGACAAGCTTCTTTGATGCGGCTGGTGGTGGTGACCCCGTTATGTTCCAACACATATTTTGGTTCTTTGGGCATCCCGAAGTGTACATCATGATCTTACCGTCGTTTGGTATTGTCTCTGCCATCATCCCAGCCTTTAGTGGTAAGCGTTTGTTTGGTTATCATTCAATGGTGTATGCGACCTGTAGTATCGCGATCTTGTCTTTCTTAGTGTGGGCACATCATATGTTCACTACGGGGATGCCGGTTTTTGCTGAACTGTTCTTCATGTATTGCACCATGTTGATTGCGGTTCCGACGGGAGTGAAAGTCTTTAACTGGGTAGCAACCATGTGGCGAGGCGCGTTGACCTTCGAAACACCAATGCTTTTCACCATCGCCTTTATTGTTCTATTCACGATAGGCGGCTTGTCAGGATTGATGCTCGCTATTGTTCCTGCTGATTTCCAATACCATGACACCTATTTTGTAGTGGCTCACTTCCACTATGTTCTGGTTACCGGTGCGGTGTTCTCG is a genomic window of Vibrio crassostreae containing:
- the coxB gene encoding cytochrome c oxidase subunit II, with amino-acid sequence MKRLLVRLVWLLKSFVLILVSPLVHASSEYNMTRGVTEISSEVYELHMLIFYICCAIAFVVFGVMFYSILRHRKSKGAVAAHFHESTKVEILWTIIPIIILIAMAIPATKTLIAMEDTSQSDLTVKITGSQWKWHYSYFGEDVEFFSLLATSDKEIEGIEVKGAHYLLEVDKPLVLPIDRKVRFLMTSDDVIHSWWVPAFAVKKDTIPGFINEAWTKIDEPGVYRGQCAELCGRAHGFMPIVVHAMEEDEFDAWLAEQKELAIAAQQAAQDALDASLSLEELNTIGEEVYKTRCAVCHQANGEGIPGAFPAIKGSPVALGDVDVHIDTIVYGRGGSAMQAFDNQLTEKEIAAVVTYQRNAWGNDTGDIVQASDINAYKVKQEGGAQAPDEQGSTDEAQSDAKEQL
- the ctaD gene encoding cytochrome c oxidase subunit I; protein product: MSSPINKPVKSAPAEDQALSHSVEGTLDSNDLSLDDHDSHAAPKGWARWLYSTNHKDIGTLYLWFSFAMFLTGGAMAMVIRAELFQPGLQLVEPDFFNQMTTVHGLIMVFGAVMPAFTGLANWMIPMMIGAPDMALPRMNNLSFWILPFAFLILIGSLFTEGGGPSFGWTFYAPLSTTYGPDSTALFVFSVHIMGISSIMGAINVIVTIVNMRAPGMTWFKLPMFVWTWLITAFLLIAVMPVLAGAVTMVLTDKYFGTSFFDAAGGGDPVMFQHIFWFFGHPEVYIMILPSFGIVSAIIPAFSGKRLFGYHSMVYATCSIAILSFLVWAHHMFTTGMPVFAELFFMYCTMLIAVPTGVKVFNWVATMWRGALTFETPMLFTIAFIVLFTIGGLSGLMLAIVPADFQYHDTYFVVAHFHYVLVTGAVFSIMAAAYYWLPKWTGHMYDHKLSLWHFWTSVVSVNVLFFPMHFLGLAGMPRRIPDYAIQFADVNQVVSIGGFAFGLSQLIFLWLVIKCVKGGEPASSKPWDRAEGLEWTVPSPAPHHTFTHPPKID